One genomic window of Candidatus Deferrimicrobium sp. includes the following:
- the rseP gene encoding RIP metalloprotease RseP, translating into MIYFLSFILVLGILIFVHEFGHFIVARKLGVGVTKFSFGFGPKIAGIQRGETEYLLSAVPLGGYVKLVGESEGEEVPPEQLARSFQQKPVWVKMAIVAAGPMGNLVFALLVFWVVFLGGIPSLTPRIGDIAPDTPAARAGLRKGDVVLRIDGETVTTWEDLAAKIRAGSSGRPLRVTVKRDGSEMTIPVAPEMREGRTVLGEKVSEPKIGIVAGQEVVYRSIGPGAAFLRAGQETGKLIYLTVMTVVKLITRVLPSETLGGPILIAQIAGDQARQGVSPFAYFLGLLSVNLGILNLLPIPILDGGHLLFFSVEGLMRKPISPQVRTLAHQVGLALILTLTALVFYNDIARLLSR; encoded by the coding sequence GTGATCTATTTTCTGTCGTTCATCCTCGTCCTCGGCATTCTCATCTTCGTCCATGAGTTCGGCCACTTCATCGTGGCCCGAAAACTCGGAGTCGGCGTCACGAAGTTCTCGTTCGGCTTCGGGCCGAAAATCGCCGGGATCCAGCGCGGAGAAACCGAATACCTGCTCTCCGCGGTTCCCCTCGGGGGGTACGTGAAGCTCGTCGGGGAGAGCGAGGGGGAGGAGGTGCCACCCGAACAGCTGGCGCGCTCCTTCCAGCAGAAACCGGTCTGGGTGAAGATGGCGATCGTGGCCGCCGGACCGATGGGGAACCTCGTCTTCGCCCTCCTCGTTTTCTGGGTCGTCTTCCTCGGCGGCATCCCGTCGCTGACCCCCCGCATCGGCGACATCGCTCCCGACACCCCGGCCGCCCGCGCGGGGCTTCGGAAAGGGGACGTGGTTCTCCGGATCGACGGCGAAACGGTGACCACCTGGGAGGATCTCGCGGCGAAGATCCGCGCGGGGAGCTCGGGTAGGCCCCTTCGGGTCACGGTGAAGCGCGACGGGTCGGAAATGACGATTCCCGTGGCCCCGGAGATGCGGGAGGGTCGCACCGTCTTGGGGGAAAAGGTCTCCGAACCGAAGATCGGGATCGTCGCGGGGCAGGAGGTGGTCTACCGCAGTATTGGGCCGGGCGCGGCCTTCCTCCGGGCGGGGCAGGAAACCGGGAAACTCATTTATCTCACCGTGATGACGGTGGTGAAGCTCATCACGCGCGTCCTTCCGTCCGAGACGTTGGGGGGGCCGATCCTCATCGCGCAGATCGCGGGGGACCAGGCCCGCCAGGGAGTCTCCCCCTTCGCCTACTTCCTCGGCCTGCTGAGCGTCAACCTCGGGATCCTCAATCTTCTTCCGATCCCGATCCTCGACGGCGGGCACCTGCTCTTCTTCTCGGTCGAGGGCCTGATGCGCAAGCCGATCTCCCCGCAGGTGCGCACGCTGGCCCACCAGGTGGGACTCGCGCTCATCCTCACCCTGACGGCGCTCGTCTTCTACAACGACATCGCCCGGCTCCTGTCCCGTTGA
- the dxr gene encoding 1-deoxy-D-xylulose-5-phosphate reductoisomerase encodes MRRQGVAVLGATGSVGRNALDIISRFPRRFRATALCAGTNARALADLARRFRPDVVCLSGGNGEDLRKEFPRGTRLLFGEEGMREAACAGNVDIVLAAASGISSIRPVIAAAEKGKRIALANKELLVMAGKFVTSAARRGKGEILPVDSEHSAVFQAIAGRRREEILRILLTASGGPFRTYTVSRMRSATVAQALGHPTWRMGAKISVDSATLMNKGLEVIEATWLFGLPPSRIDVVIHPQSVVHSMVEFSDGSVMAQMGVPDMRIPIGYAFSHPGRLPLELSRLRPHQIKGLIFERPDRKRFPALNLAYAAAETGGSAPAVLSGANEEAVLAFLAGQIGFTDIIRVVDRVLSSWSAPFTARTLQDVLAADAQARRDARNELSRHRRHQPS; translated from the coding sequence GTGAGACGCCAGGGGGTGGCGGTTCTGGGTGCGACCGGCTCCGTCGGCCGGAACGCGCTGGACATCATCTCCCGGTTCCCACGCCGGTTTCGCGCGACGGCGCTGTGCGCCGGGACGAACGCCCGGGCGCTGGCCGATCTCGCCCGTCGCTTCCGGCCCGACGTCGTCTGCCTCTCCGGGGGGAACGGCGAGGATCTCCGGAAGGAGTTTCCCCGGGGGACGCGCCTCCTCTTCGGGGAAGAGGGGATGCGGGAGGCGGCATGCGCGGGGAACGTCGACATCGTCCTCGCCGCGGCATCCGGGATCTCCTCCATCCGTCCGGTCATCGCCGCCGCGGAAAAGGGAAAGCGGATCGCCCTGGCGAACAAGGAACTTCTCGTGATGGCCGGGAAGTTCGTGACCTCCGCCGCGCGGCGAGGGAAGGGAGAGATCCTCCCCGTCGACAGCGAGCACTCCGCGGTCTTCCAGGCGATCGCGGGGCGTCGCCGGGAAGAGATCCTCCGGATCCTCCTCACCGCCTCCGGCGGCCCGTTCCGCACCTACACCGTCTCGCGGATGCGGTCGGCCACCGTGGCGCAGGCGCTGGGACACCCCACCTGGCGGATGGGGGCGAAGATCTCCGTGGATTCCGCCACCCTCATGAACAAGGGGCTCGAAGTGATCGAGGCTACGTGGCTGTTCGGCCTCCCCCCCTCGAGGATCGACGTTGTGATCCACCCCCAATCGGTGGTCCACTCGATGGTGGAATTCAGCGATGGAAGCGTGATGGCGCAGATGGGGGTCCCGGACATGCGGATTCCCATTGGGTACGCCTTCTCGCACCCCGGGCGGCTCCCCCTGGAACTGTCCCGTCTGCGGCCGCATCAAATAAAAGGGTTGATTTTCGAGCGGCCCGACCGGAAGAGGTTTCCTGCCCTCAATCTTGCCTACGCCGCCGCGGAGACGGGCGGCTCGGCGCCGGCGGTCTTGAGCGGCGCCAACGAGGAGGCGGTCCTGGCGTTCCTGGCCGGACAAATCGGTTTCACCGACATCATCCGCGTCGTCGACCGGGTGCTATCGTCATGGTCGGCGCCGTTCACGGCCCGAACGCTACAGGATGTGCTCGCAGCCGATGCGCAGGCCCGCCGTGATGCGCGGAACGAACTATCACGACACAGGAGACACCAACCATCGTGA
- a CDS encoding phosphatidate cytidylyltransferase produces the protein MLWKRIATAAVLIPLLVASILLSVGRPGGWPFLLLCAVAAALCADEGFRMFLHGAGDRVSGVALAVLAYLSTALLPGSFAVPALLVCVLLSVFHVLPGAADPVEKARRVATLSLGTIYVGGLLSTYPRTLLLPRGEHWVLLGILAVAAGDTFAYFTGRAIGRRKLAPAVSPNKTVEGAVGGLLGSVAFSVLYAHGFLPFVPAVYVAAAGAAVGISGQAGDLFESLIKRAAGVKDSGTILPGHGGMLDRADGILAAGPVLYLFAALSSHVGVAA, from the coding sequence ATGCTCTGGAAACGGATCGCCACCGCCGCCGTTCTCATCCCTCTCCTGGTCGCCTCCATCCTGCTCTCGGTGGGGCGCCCCGGGGGTTGGCCGTTCCTGCTGCTATGCGCTGTCGCCGCGGCGCTTTGCGCGGACGAAGGCTTCCGGATGTTCCTACACGGCGCGGGGGATCGCGTGAGCGGTGTCGCGCTCGCCGTTCTCGCATATTTATCGACGGCGCTGCTGCCGGGTTCCTTCGCCGTACCGGCGCTTCTCGTTTGCGTCCTCCTGTCGGTCTTCCATGTCCTTCCGGGAGCGGCTGACCCCGTCGAAAAAGCGCGCAGGGTGGCGACGCTCTCTCTCGGGACGATCTACGTCGGGGGTCTTCTGTCGACGTACCCGCGGACGCTCCTCCTCCCGCGCGGAGAGCACTGGGTGCTCCTCGGGATCCTCGCGGTGGCGGCGGGGGACACGTTCGCCTACTTCACGGGAAGGGCGATCGGCCGGAGGAAGCTCGCCCCGGCTGTCTCGCCGAACAAGACGGTGGAAGGAGCGGTCGGGGGACTCCTCGGGAGCGTCGCCTTCTCCGTTCTCTACGCGCACGGTTTTCTTCCCTTCGTTCCGGCGGTATATGTTGCCGCCGCCGGGGCGGCAGTGGGGATCTCCGGGCAGGCGGGGGACCTGTTCGAGTCGCTGATCAAACGTGCGGCCGGGGTGAAGGACAGCGGGACGATCCTGCCCGGGCACGGGGGGATGCTCGACCGGGCCGACGGGATTCTCGCCGCCGGCCCCGTCCTCTACCTCTTCGCGGCGCTGTCGTCCCACGTCGGGGTGGCCGCGTGA
- a CDS encoding isoprenyl transferase, with the protein MTSGGGGLPSLPRHVAIIMDGNGRWANLRGLPRVEGHRMGVRAVRAVVECARELRIPCLTLYAFSLENWGRPEPEVLALMTLLKEFLVSELSLLLRHRIRLRVIGEISSLPIAVRRVLERTVSTTEGNTEMILTLGLSYAGRNEIVRAARRLAAEAAEGKIAPQEITEEMFSSRLDTDGIPDPDLVIRTSGEFRISNFLLWQSAYAEFAFTEVLWPDFGKAEFLQALEEYSRRHRRFGLTDEQAAKPPGG; encoded by the coding sequence ATGACCTCCGGAGGAGGCGGCCTCCCCTCATTGCCGCGGCACGTGGCCATCATCATGGACGGCAACGGCCGGTGGGCGAACCTGCGGGGGCTTCCGCGCGTCGAGGGACACCGAATGGGGGTCCGCGCCGTCCGCGCCGTCGTGGAGTGCGCCCGGGAGCTGCGCATCCCCTGCCTCACCCTGTACGCCTTTTCGCTCGAGAACTGGGGCCGGCCCGAGCCCGAGGTCCTCGCGCTCATGACCCTCCTGAAGGAGTTCCTCGTCAGTGAGCTTTCCCTGCTCCTCCGGCACCGGATCCGGCTCCGCGTCATCGGAGAGATCTCCTCCCTTCCGATCGCCGTCCGGCGGGTCCTGGAGCGCACCGTCTCCACCACGGAGGGGAACACCGAGATGATCTTGACGCTGGGGCTTTCGTACGCGGGGCGCAACGAGATCGTCCGCGCGGCGCGCCGTCTCGCCGCAGAAGCGGCGGAGGGAAAGATCGCCCCGCAAGAGATCACGGAGGAGATGTTCTCCTCCCGCCTCGACACCGACGGGATCCCCGATCCGGACCTCGTCATCCGCACCAGCGGGGAGTTCCGCATCAGCAACTTCCTGCTCTGGCAATCCGCCTACGCCGAGTTCGCCTTCACGGAGGTGCTGTGGCCCGATTTCGGCAAGGCGGAGTTCCTCCAGGCGCTCGAGGAGTATTCCCGCCGCCACCGGCGCTTCGGGCTGACCGACGAGCAGGCCGCGAAGCCCCCCGGAGGGTAG
- the frr gene encoding ribosome recycling factor — MMEALVKDTSARMERSIEAFRKELGKVRTGRASFSLLDGVKVDYYGTPTPLQQVGTLSVPESRLITVTPWDTKMIGPIEKAIQGSGLGLNPSSDGKTVRIPIPPLTEERRKELAKVVRKMAEDARVGVRNVRREAIEKLKEKEKKKEISEDVVKRGQERVQKETDAHVKKIDEILKSKEQEILEV; from the coding sequence GTGATGGAAGCGCTGGTGAAGGACACCTCCGCCCGCATGGAGCGGAGCATCGAAGCGTTCCGGAAGGAGCTGGGAAAGGTGCGCACGGGGCGCGCCTCCTTCTCGCTGCTGGACGGGGTCAAGGTGGACTATTACGGGACCCCCACCCCGCTCCAGCAGGTGGGGACCCTCTCCGTCCCGGAGAGCCGCCTGATCACCGTCACCCCTTGGGACACCAAGATGATCGGGCCGATCGAGAAGGCGATCCAGGGAAGCGGCCTCGGGCTGAACCCGTCCAGCGACGGGAAGACGGTCCGCATCCCGATTCCACCCCTGACGGAGGAACGGCGCAAGGAGCTGGCCAAGGTGGTCCGGAAGATGGCCGAGGATGCCCGCGTGGGGGTTCGCAACGTCCGCCGCGAGGCGATCGAAAAGCTGAAGGAGAAGGAAAAGAAGAAGGAGATCTCCGAGGACGTCGTCAAGCGCGGTCAGGAGCGGGTCCAGAAGGAGACGGACGCCCACGTGAAGAAGATCGACGAGATCCTGAAGTCGAAGGAACAGGAGATTTTGGAGGTCTGA
- the pyrH gene encoding UMP kinase → MAKPSYRRILLKLSGEALMGKQAYGIDDAILAGLSAEIREVVGLGVQVALVVGGGNIFRGIGTSRGFGIERATADYMGMLATVINSLALQGVLERTGVTTRVLSAIEMRTIAEPYIRRRALRHLEKGRVVIFAAGTGNPYFTTDTAAALRAMEINADAILKATKVDGVFDRDPMLDPKAKKYSRLTYLDVLRKNLKVMDATAISLCMDNDLPIVVFNLTKKGNILKAVLGERIGTVVHGGK, encoded by the coding sequence GTGGCGAAACCGTCGTACCGCCGGATCCTGCTGAAGCTGTCGGGGGAAGCCCTGATGGGGAAGCAGGCGTACGGGATCGACGACGCGATCCTCGCCGGCCTGTCGGCCGAGATCCGGGAGGTCGTCGGACTCGGCGTCCAGGTGGCACTCGTCGTCGGCGGAGGAAACATCTTCCGGGGGATCGGCACCAGCCGGGGCTTCGGCATCGAACGCGCCACCGCGGATTACATGGGGATGCTGGCGACGGTCATCAACAGCCTCGCCCTGCAGGGTGTCCTCGAGCGGACCGGCGTCACGACCCGCGTGCTGAGCGCGATCGAGATGCGCACGATCGCCGAGCCGTACATCCGCCGGCGCGCCCTGCGCCACCTCGAAAAGGGACGGGTGGTCATCTTCGCGGCGGGGACCGGAAACCCGTATTTCACGACGGACACCGCGGCGGCGTTGCGAGCGATGGAGATCAACGCCGACGCCATCCTCAAGGCCACCAAGGTCGACGGCGTGTTCGATCGGGACCCGATGCTTGACCCGAAGGCGAAGAAGTACTCCCGCCTGACCTACCTCGACGTCCTCCGGAAGAACCTCAAGGTCATGGACGCCACCGCCATCTCCCTGTGCATGGACAACGACCTCCCCATCGTCGTGTTCAACCTGACGAAGAAGGGGAACATCCTGAAGGCGGTGCTCGGCGAGAGGATCGGCACCGTGGTCCACGGAGGGAAGTGA
- the tsf gene encoding translation elongation factor Ts, with translation MQITSGMVKELREKTGAGLMDCKAALAASNGDMEAAIDHLRKKGLAAAAKKSSRIASEGVVCAHVEGNSGALVEVNCETDFVARTDDFVVLAKGVAALVNAKAPRDVDEALTLPAGGGSLDEKLVEAVAKIGEKISFRRFARLETPAGTPGMVVPYIHAGGKIGVLVAVSGADRSNAAVAALAKDLAMQVAAANPSYIGRADVPAPVIEHEKTIYREQAKASGKPDRILDKIAEGKLEKYFGDFCLVEQAFIKDPDRKVSQLLADAGKAAGAPIAVCAFARFQVGEGMEKRSDDLAAEVAKQLGHG, from the coding sequence ATGCAGATCACATCCGGGATGGTCAAGGAGCTCCGCGAGAAGACCGGCGCGGGCTTGATGGATTGCAAGGCGGCGCTCGCGGCGTCGAATGGGGACATGGAGGCGGCGATCGACCACCTCCGGAAGAAGGGCCTGGCGGCGGCCGCGAAGAAGTCTTCGCGGATCGCATCCGAGGGGGTCGTCTGCGCCCACGTGGAGGGGAACTCGGGGGCGTTGGTCGAGGTGAACTGCGAGACCGACTTCGTGGCCCGGACCGACGACTTCGTCGTGCTGGCGAAGGGTGTCGCCGCCCTGGTCAACGCCAAGGCGCCGCGGGACGTCGACGAGGCCCTGACGTTGCCGGCCGGCGGCGGGAGCCTCGACGAAAAGCTGGTCGAAGCGGTCGCGAAGATCGGCGAGAAAATCTCCTTCCGTCGGTTCGCGCGCCTCGAAACGCCGGCGGGGACGCCCGGCATGGTCGTTCCGTACATCCACGCGGGAGGGAAGATCGGGGTCCTCGTGGCGGTATCGGGTGCGGATCGATCGAACGCCGCGGTGGCCGCCCTGGCGAAGGATCTCGCGATGCAGGTGGCGGCCGCCAATCCGTCGTACATCGGCAGGGCCGACGTGCCCGCGCCGGTGATCGAGCATGAGAAGACGATCTACCGCGAGCAGGCCAAGGCTTCGGGGAAACCCGACAGGATCCTGGACAAAATCGCCGAAGGGAAGCTGGAGAAGTATTTCGGCGATTTCTGCCTCGTCGAGCAGGCGTTCATCAAGGACCCGGACCGGAAGGTCTCGCAGCTCCTCGCGGACGCGGGGAAGGCCGCAGGCGCTCCGATCGCGGTTTGCGCTTTCGCCCGCTTCCAGGTCGGCGAGGGGATGGAAAAGCGGTCGGACGACCTGGCCGCCGAGGTGGCTAAACAGCTCGGGCACGGGTGA
- the rpsB gene encoding 30S ribosomal protein S2, with the protein MANGQSAVISMKQLLEAGVHFGHQTKRWNPKMKRYIFTARNGIYIIDLQQTVKMFRAAYEAVRSMAAEGKTVLFVGTKKQAQEAVEEEARRAGTPYVNQRWLGGMLTNFTTIRKSLDRLQKLSEIGTDGTAERLPKKEVLQLEKERMKLEKTLGGIRDLRRVPDAMFVVDPSRETIAILEGRRLGIPIVAIVDTNCDPDLIDIVIPGNDDAIRAIKLFLSKMADAILEGKAAYAEKNASRVDKEAAPPEVTVSLISTEGDEEVSIAPKPPAGAQVTPAAE; encoded by the coding sequence ATGGCGAACGGGCAGAGCGCGGTAATCTCCATGAAGCAACTGCTGGAGGCGGGGGTCCACTTCGGGCACCAGACGAAGCGTTGGAACCCGAAGATGAAGCGGTACATTTTCACCGCACGCAACGGCATCTACATCATCGACCTTCAGCAGACGGTGAAGATGTTCCGGGCCGCCTACGAGGCGGTGCGTAGCATGGCGGCGGAGGGGAAGACGGTCCTCTTCGTCGGCACGAAGAAGCAGGCCCAGGAGGCGGTGGAGGAGGAGGCCCGGCGGGCCGGCACGCCGTACGTCAACCAGCGCTGGCTGGGCGGGATGCTCACCAACTTCACCACGATCCGGAAGAGCCTCGACCGGTTGCAGAAGCTTTCGGAGATCGGAACCGACGGCACCGCCGAGCGGCTCCCGAAAAAGGAAGTCCTTCAACTCGAGAAGGAAAGGATGAAGCTCGAGAAAACTCTCGGCGGCATCCGGGATCTCCGGCGCGTGCCGGACGCGATGTTCGTCGTCGACCCGTCGAGGGAGACGATCGCGATCCTCGAGGGCCGGCGGCTGGGGATCCCCATCGTCGCCATCGTGGACACGAACTGCGACCCCGACCTGATCGACATCGTGATCCCCGGGAACGATGACGCCATCCGCGCGATCAAGCTTTTCCTCTCCAAGATGGCGGACGCGATCCTCGAGGGGAAGGCGGCCTATGCGGAGAAAAACGCCTCCCGCGTCGACAAGGAGGCGGCGCCGCCGGAGGTCACCGTATCGCTCATCTCCACCGAGGGGGATGAGGAAGTCTCCATCGCACCGAAGCCTCCCGCGGGGGCGCAGGTCACCCCGGCGGCGGAATAA